One Ammospiza caudacuta isolate bAmmCau1 chromosome 11, bAmmCau1.pri, whole genome shotgun sequence genomic window carries:
- the LOC131562417 gene encoding cytochrome P450 2J4-like has product MLSISEALVAVAVFLLITQFFKLQRVRRRFPPGPVPLPVLGTLIQLNFQFNRDLLMQLAKIHGNIFTLWFGWAPVVILNGFQAVKDGMTTHPEDVSGRLVSPFFRAMAKGKGIMLATGHTWKQQRRFALRTLRNLGLGKRGLEYRVQEEAHYLVDFFASMKGKPVNPAFPLVHSVSNVICAVVFGHRFSREDEAFHDLIKATEHLFKFGGSFIHHLYEIFPWLMSRLPGPHKKALACYDVLSNFTRREIRMHTERGAPEELQDFIDFYLDHIEKSKDEPRSTYNEDNMVYSINDLFLGGSETSSTTLNWGLLYMVANPDIQEKVQKELDAVLGPSKVICYEDRRELPYTNAVIHEIQRFSNIISVGMPRVCVRDTTLLGFPLKKGTIVLPNIASSLYDPEHWETPRQFNPGHFLDKDGNFVAQEAFLPFSIGHRVCLGEHLARTELFIFFASLLRAFTFRLPEGVTRVSTEPVMGGTLQPQPYRLCAIPR; this is encoded by the exons ATGTTGAGCATAAGTGAAGCTCTTGTGGCAGTGGCTGTATTTCTTCTAATTACGCAGTTTTTCAAGTTGCAGCGAGTGCGGAGACGGTTTCCTCCTGGACCAGTCCCTCTCCCAGTCCTTGGGACACTGATACAGCTGAACTTTCAGTTTAATCGTGATCTTCTCATGCAG CTGGCAAAAATTCATGGCAACATCTTCACTTTATGGTTTGGATGGGCCCCAGTGGTTATACTGAATGGATTTCAAGCAGTGAAGGATGGCATGACCACACACCCTGAAGATGTTTCTGGCAGGCTGGTGTCACCTTTCTTCAGAGCAATGGCCAAAGGAAAAG GAATTATGTTGGCAACTGGCCACAcctggaagcagcagaggaggtTTGCTCTGAGGACTTTACGCAACCTTGGCCTGGGTAAAAGAGGTCTGGAGTACCGAGTGCAAGAAGAAGCTCACTACCTGGTAGACTTCTTTGCAAGTATGAAAG GGAAACCTGTGAATCCTGCTTTCCCTCTTGTCCATTCTGTCTCCAATGTAATTTGTGCTGTCGTGTTTGGACATCGTTTCTCCAGAGAGGATGAGGCCTTTCATGATCTGATCAAAGCTACAGAACATCTCTTCAAGTTTGGGGGCAGCTTTATTCATCAT CTCTATGAAATCTTCCCCTGGCTGATGAGCCGCCTCCCTGGGCCTCACAAGAAGGCCTTGGCTTGTTATGATGTCCTGAGCAACTTTACACGGAGAGAGATCCGAATGCACACAGAGCGTGGGGcaccagaggagctgcaggatttCATTGACTTCTACCTGGATCACATTGAAAAA TCCAAAGATGAACCCAGGTCAACATACAATGAAGACAACATGGTTTATTCTATAAATGACCTTTTCTTGGGTGGATCAGAGACATCAAGCACTACATTGAACTGGGGCCTTCTCTATATGGTGGCAAATCCAGACATCCAAG aaaaagtgcagaaggagctggatgCTGTTCTGGGTCCCTCCAAGGTAATCTGCTATGAGGATCGGAGAGAGCTGCCCTACACCAACGCTGTGATTCATGAGATCCAACGCTTCAGCAACATCATTTCAGTGGGCATGCCCAGGGTGTGTGTGAGGGACACAACCTTGCTTGGCTTTCCCCTCAAAAAG gGCACCATAGTTCTTCCAAATATTGCTTCATCTTTGTATGACCCAGAGCACTGGGAAACACCTCGACAGTTCAACCCTGGTCACTTCTTGGATAAGGATGGAAACTTTGTGGCCCAAGAAGCCTTTTTACCATTCTCCATAG ggcaCCGGGTGTGTTTGGGGGAGCACCTGGCCAGGACCGAGCTGTTCATTTTCTTTGCCAGCCTGCTGCGGGCGTTCACCTTCCGCCTGCCCGAGGGCGTGACCCGGGTCAGCACGGAGCCCGTCATGGGGGgcaccctgcagccccagccctacAGGCTCTGTGCCATCCCACGCTAG